A window of Longispora fulva contains these coding sequences:
- a CDS encoding TIGR03936 family radical SAM-associated protein, producing the protein MSKRRQPDNPQAPVVQRVRLRYAKRGPLRFISHRDFARAFERALRRAEVPMAFSQGFSPHPKISYASAAPTGVASEAEYLELGLQREVDPAELVRALDSVLSPGIDVLDGVVAAPGTTLADRIDASLWRIELPGVTHVDATSAVAAFLAAETIEVERLMKQGMRKLDAREPVISMIISQVSEVDPAPCVIIELVVRHVTPSVRPDDVLSGLRVLAGLEPSEPPRAFRLAQGALTETGDIVDPLEADRTTIGGERGVETVSA; encoded by the coding sequence ATGAGCAAGCGTCGTCAACCGGACAACCCGCAGGCCCCTGTCGTCCAGCGGGTCCGGCTCCGGTACGCCAAGCGCGGGCCGCTGCGCTTCATCTCGCACCGCGACTTCGCCCGCGCCTTCGAGCGGGCGCTCCGCCGGGCCGAGGTGCCCATGGCGTTCTCCCAGGGCTTCAGCCCGCACCCGAAGATCTCCTACGCCTCCGCGGCCCCGACCGGGGTGGCCAGCGAGGCGGAGTACCTGGAGCTCGGGTTGCAGCGCGAGGTCGACCCGGCGGAGCTCGTCCGGGCGTTGGACTCCGTGCTGTCCCCGGGCATCGACGTCCTGGACGGGGTCGTCGCGGCCCCCGGCACCACCCTGGCCGACCGGATCGACGCCTCTCTTTGGCGGATCGAACTACCTGGAGTGACCCACGTCGATGCGACCTCCGCCGTGGCCGCCTTCCTGGCTGCCGAGACCATCGAGGTCGAACGGCTGATGAAGCAGGGAATGCGCAAGCTGGACGCCAGGGAACCGGTGATTTCGATGATCATCTCGCAGGTCAGCGAGGTTGATCCGGCACCGTGTGTGATAATCGAACTCGTCGTACGGCATGTGACACCGTCCGTGCGACCCGACGATGTGTTGAGTGGCCTGCGCGTGCTCGCCGGCCTGGAGCCATCGGAACCGCCCCGCGCGTTCCGGTTGGCACAGGGGGCGCTCACCGAAACGGGCGACATTGTTGATCCGCTCGAGGCGGATCGCACGACCATCGGCGGAGAGCGCGGCGTGGAGACCGTCTCCGCGTAG
- a CDS encoding ribonuclease E/G: protein MLDNEPTGGTETGHEPTTETAADTETTTRRTRAPRKRAVKAAAPEVVADADGQPAEVAEKPARRTRKKAAPAAVAATESATAESTQPAVASASGSDSAGSGRAASDVAVAAPVVTGAAPAASEQAPVAADRAASAAVAQPAASASPVQPVAADEETFLPEPARAESTQVRERRRATRPAGAPAPVFRGTEPAPVVAAFPQPVVPAPVAQEPAAEAAPTTRVRRATRPAGAPTPVRRDPEPTGTGSETPGATVSGSTATGSAAGTRTAPADSTSARTAPAAAEATDAQAEAPTRTRRTRTRAVKPEPVAVVEPDIEDLDAEEDEVLEEVAEVIEAVVEPEPEPEKPTGRRRRGAAAAATVLFMPPEPVVSPAPVAAPASFSPFEVPAVAPFAVPEPVARPVRSADDEDEDEAPVGRRRRTRRGAAAAEEAPLDEADEVTDAEEAEETDEDDEDHESPESRRNRRRRGRRGRGRGKGGADDYDDESEDEPTAESETEAEEADEDEEAADTEVAADGSLRRRRRSRRRRGSGDAETSDDPNVVVKIREPRSAVDEVQGVSGSTRLEAKRQRRRDGREQRRTRPPILTEAEFLARREAVDRVMVVRQLGDRTQTAVLEDGILVEHYVARASQSTMVGNVYLGRVQNVLPSMEAAFVDIGRGRNAVLYAGEVNWEGAGLSGRGRSIEQALKPGDSVLVQVTKDPVGHKGARLTSHIALSGRHLVYVPHGNASGISRKLSDTERKRLRDILKHLVPEEAGVIVRTAAEGASSEELERDVTRLQAQWETIEKKSKSGSAPVALYEEPDLVIRVVRDLFNEDFRELVIEGEDAWEQVEPYLAHVSPDLVDRLRRHTGTVDVFQALRIDEQIMKALDRKVFLPSGGSLVIDRTEAMTVVDVNTGKFIGHGGNLEETVTKNNLEAAEEIVRQLRLRDIGGIIVIDFIDMVLESNRELVLRRLTECLGRDRTKHQVTEITSLGLVQMTRKRMGQGLLEAFSEQCDCCKGRGLIIHTEPIVDGAQGGGQSGRGGHNTAPAAPASSGGSDEPREGKKSRRRRGKGESTEAESAADDAPESAEVPEPVLVGAVSAAGSTSTITVRASDDDPDAAVDADEAGEGEHEGGRRRRRSSSRRRGK, encoded by the coding sequence ATGCTCGACAACGAGCCGACGGGCGGTACGGAGACGGGCCACGAGCCCACCACCGAAACCGCCGCAGATACAGAGACCACCACCCGTCGCACCCGTGCGCCCCGCAAGAGGGCGGTGAAGGCCGCCGCTCCCGAGGTGGTGGCCGACGCCGACGGCCAACCAGCTGAGGTGGCGGAGAAGCCAGCCCGGCGTACCCGGAAGAAGGCCGCACCGGCCGCTGTCGCCGCCACGGAGTCCGCGACGGCCGAAAGCACGCAGCCGGCCGTGGCTTCCGCGTCCGGGTCGGATTCCGCCGGGTCGGGGCGGGCGGCGTCGGATGTCGCGGTCGCCGCACCAGTCGTGACGGGAGCGGCCCCGGCTGCCTCCGAGCAGGCCCCGGTCGCCGCTGATCGGGCCGCGTCCGCCGCCGTCGCCCAGCCTGCCGCGTCCGCGAGTCCGGTCCAGCCGGTCGCCGCCGACGAGGAGACCTTCCTGCCCGAACCCGCCCGGGCCGAGTCGACCCAGGTCCGTGAGCGCCGCCGGGCCACCCGCCCGGCCGGCGCGCCCGCGCCCGTCTTCCGCGGCACAGAGCCGGCCCCGGTCGTCGCGGCGTTCCCGCAGCCGGTGGTTCCCGCACCCGTGGCGCAGGAGCCGGCCGCCGAGGCGGCTCCCACGACCCGCGTCCGTCGGGCGACCCGCCCGGCCGGTGCGCCGACCCCGGTCCGGCGCGACCCGGAGCCCACCGGCACCGGTTCCGAGACCCCCGGGGCGACCGTTTCCGGATCCACCGCCACCGGTTCGGCTGCGGGCACCCGGACCGCGCCGGCCGATTCCACCAGCGCCCGGACCGCGCCGGCCGCAGCCGAGGCCACCGACGCCCAGGCCGAGGCCCCGACGCGTACCCGTCGCACCCGGACCCGGGCCGTCAAGCCCGAGCCCGTAGCCGTCGTCGAACCGGACATCGAGGACCTCGACGCCGAAGAGGACGAGGTGCTCGAAGAGGTCGCCGAGGTCATCGAGGCCGTCGTCGAGCCCGAGCCCGAGCCGGAGAAGCCGACCGGCCGTCGCCGCCGGGGTGCCGCGGCCGCCGCCACCGTGCTGTTCATGCCGCCGGAGCCCGTCGTCTCGCCGGCCCCCGTGGCGGCGCCGGCGTCGTTCTCGCCGTTCGAGGTCCCGGCTGTCGCGCCGTTCGCCGTGCCGGAGCCGGTGGCCCGCCCCGTGCGGTCCGCCGACGACGAGGACGAGGACGAGGCCCCCGTGGGCCGTCGCCGCCGGACCCGTCGGGGTGCCGCGGCGGCCGAGGAGGCCCCGCTCGACGAGGCCGACGAGGTCACCGACGCCGAGGAGGCGGAGGAGACCGACGAGGACGACGAGGACCACGAGTCCCCGGAGAGCCGGCGCAACCGCCGCCGCCGTGGCCGGCGTGGCCGGGGCCGGGGCAAGGGTGGCGCCGACGACTACGACGACGAGTCCGAGGACGAGCCGACCGCCGAGTCCGAGACCGAGGCCGAGGAGGCCGACGAGGACGAGGAAGCCGCCGACACCGAGGTCGCCGCCGACGGTTCGCTGCGCCGTCGCCGCCGGTCGCGCCGCCGCCGGGGTTCCGGCGACGCCGAGACCAGCGACGACCCGAACGTCGTAGTCAAGATCCGTGAGCCGCGCAGTGCCGTCGACGAGGTACAGGGCGTCTCCGGCTCCACCCGCCTGGAGGCCAAGCGCCAGCGCCGCCGGGACGGCCGCGAGCAGCGCCGGACCCGCCCGCCGATCCTCACGGAGGCCGAGTTCCTGGCCCGCCGCGAGGCCGTCGACCGGGTGATGGTGGTCCGCCAGCTCGGCGACCGTACCCAGACCGCCGTTCTCGAGGACGGCATCCTGGTCGAGCACTACGTGGCCCGCGCCTCGCAGTCGACCATGGTCGGCAACGTCTACCTCGGCCGGGTGCAGAACGTGCTGCCCAGCATGGAGGCCGCGTTCGTCGACATCGGCCGGGGCCGCAACGCGGTGCTGTACGCGGGCGAGGTCAACTGGGAGGGTGCCGGCCTGTCGGGCCGCGGTCGCTCCATCGAGCAGGCCCTCAAGCCGGGCGACTCGGTGCTCGTCCAGGTCACCAAGGACCCGGTCGGCCACAAGGGCGCCCGCCTGACCAGCCACATCGCGCTTTCGGGCCGCCACCTGGTGTACGTGCCGCACGGCAACGCCAGTGGCATCAGCCGCAAGCTGTCGGACACCGAGCGCAAGCGGCTCCGCGACATCCTCAAGCACCTGGTGCCCGAGGAGGCCGGCGTCATCGTGCGCACCGCCGCCGAGGGTGCCAGCTCCGAGGAGCTGGAGCGCGACGTGACCCGGCTGCAGGCGCAGTGGGAGACGATCGAGAAGAAGTCGAAGTCCGGCAGCGCCCCCGTGGCCCTGTACGAGGAGCCCGACCTGGTCATCCGGGTCGTCCGGGACCTGTTCAACGAGGACTTCCGCGAGCTGGTCATCGAGGGCGAGGACGCCTGGGAGCAGGTGGAGCCGTACCTGGCCCACGTGTCCCCGGACCTGGTCGACCGGCTCCGTCGGCACACCGGCACCGTGGACGTGTTCCAGGCGCTGCGGATCGACGAGCAGATCATGAAGGCGCTCGACCGGAAGGTGTTCCTGCCGTCCGGTGGCTCGCTGGTCATCGACCGCACCGAGGCCATGACGGTCGTGGACGTCAACACCGGGAAGTTCATCGGGCACGGCGGGAACCTCGAGGAGACCGTCACCAAGAACAACCTGGAGGCGGCCGAGGAGATCGTCCGTCAGCTCCGGCTGCGCGATATCGGCGGCATCATCGTCATCGACTTCATCGACATGGTGCTCGAGTCGAACCGCGAGCTGGTGCTGCGCCGCCTGACCGAGTGCCTGGGCCGGGACCGGACCAAGCACCAGGTCACCGAGATCACCTCGCTCGGCCTGGTCCAGATGACCCGCAAGCGGATGGGCCAGGGCCTGCTGGAGGCCTTCAGCGAACAGTGCGACTGCTGCAAGGGCCGGGGCCTGATCATCCACACCGAGCCGATCGTCGACGGCGCGCAGGGCGGCGGCCAGTCGGGCCGGGGCGGCCACAACACGGCCCCCGCAGCGCCGGCCAGCTCGGGCGGTTCCGACGAGCCCCGCGAGGGCAAGAAGAGCCGGCGTCGCCGGGGCAAGGGCGAGTCGACGGAGGCCGAGTCGGCCGCCGACGACGCTCCCGAGTCCGCCGAGGTGCCGGAGCCGGTGCTGGTCGGAGCGGTCTCGGCCGCCGGGTCCACCTCGACGATCACTGTCCGGGCCAGCGACGACGACCCGGACGCCGCTGTCGACGCCGACGAGGCGGGCGAGGGCGAGCACGAGGGTGGTCGTCGTCGCCGGCGCAGCTCGTCGCGGCGGCGCGGAAAGTAA
- the rplU gene encoding 50S ribosomal protein L21: MYAIVKTGGKQYKVAEGDVIEVEKLVGAPGDTLTLPAVLLVDGAEVMTDAAKLSGVAVTAELVAHTKGPKIRIHKFKNKTGYHKRQGHRQPLTQVKVTGIQSGK; this comes from the coding sequence ATGTACGCGATCGTCAAGACCGGCGGCAAGCAGTACAAGGTCGCTGAGGGCGACGTGATCGAGGTTGAGAAGCTCGTTGGCGCGCCCGGCGACACCCTTACTCTGCCTGCGGTCCTCCTGGTCGACGGCGCCGAGGTCATGACCGACGCCGCGAAGCTGTCCGGCGTTGCCGTGACCGCCGAGCTCGTCGCTCACACCAAGGGCCCGAAGATCCGGATCCACAAGTTCAAGAACAAGACCGGCTACCACAAGCGGCAGGGTCACCGTCAGCCGCTGACCCAGGTCAAGGTCACCGGCATCCAGAGCGGGAAGTAG
- the rpmA gene encoding 50S ribosomal protein L27, whose protein sequence is MAHKKGASSSRNGRDSNAQRLGVKRFGGQLVSAGEILIRQRGTKFHPGDLVGRGGDDTLFALSSGHVLFGTKRGRKTVNIVPLETAAAA, encoded by the coding sequence ATGGCACATAAAAAGGGTGCGTCAAGCTCGCGGAACGGGCGTGACTCCAACGCCCAGCGGCTCGGCGTCAAGCGGTTCGGTGGCCAGCTGGTCTCCGCCGGCGAGATCCTGATCCGCCAGCGGGGCACCAAGTTCCACCCGGGTGACCTGGTCGGTCGCGGTGGCGACGACACGCTGTTCGCGCTGTCGAGCGGCCACGTGCTGTTCGGCACGAAGCGCGGTCGCAAGACCGTGAACATCGTGCCGCTGGAGACCGCAGCCGCTGCGTAG
- the obgE gene encoding GTPase ObgE, with translation MATFVDRVVLHVQAGNGGHGCASIKREKFKPLGGPDGGNGGHGGNVILKVDPQVHTLLDFHFKQHAKGGNGQPGQGSYRDGANGTDLVLLVPDGTVVHSATGEVLVDLVGNGTEFVIAEGGRGGRGNESLANSKRKAPGFAELGEPGEAHEVVLELKSVADVGLVGYPSAGKSSLIAALSAARPKIADYPFTTLVPNLGVIRIDDKTFTMADVPGLIPGAAQGKGLGLEFLRHIERTAVLAHVIDCATLEPGRDPISDIDALEHELAEYGGLADKPRLVVLNKIDVPEARELADLVRPEIEARGLRVFEVSAATREGTKELTYALGSIVAEHWASQVTPEPTRIILRPKAVDDTGFKVEVEEDGTFVVIGQRVQRWVLQTNFNNDEAIGFLADRLARIGVEDALVKAGAKPGAPVRIGTREFDWEPTVYAGMDVSPVGHRGTDARMETTDRKRASERKEERNQRRVRSEDDTDGDYIVEEYEV, from the coding sequence GTGGCCACGTTCGTAGACCGGGTGGTGCTGCACGTGCAGGCCGGTAACGGCGGCCATGGCTGCGCGTCCATCAAGCGTGAGAAGTTCAAGCCGCTCGGCGGGCCCGACGGGGGCAACGGCGGGCACGGCGGCAACGTGATCCTGAAGGTCGACCCGCAGGTGCACACCCTGCTGGACTTCCACTTCAAGCAGCACGCCAAGGGCGGAAACGGGCAGCCGGGCCAGGGTTCGTACAGGGACGGGGCCAACGGCACAGACCTCGTCCTTCTGGTACCGGACGGCACAGTCGTGCACTCCGCGACCGGCGAGGTCCTGGTCGACCTGGTCGGCAACGGCACGGAGTTCGTGATCGCCGAGGGTGGCCGCGGCGGCCGGGGCAACGAGTCCCTGGCCAACAGCAAGCGCAAGGCCCCGGGCTTCGCGGAGTTGGGCGAGCCGGGCGAGGCGCACGAGGTCGTCCTGGAGCTCAAGAGCGTCGCGGACGTCGGCCTGGTCGGTTACCCGAGCGCCGGCAAGTCCTCGCTGATCGCCGCGTTGTCGGCGGCCCGGCCGAAGATCGCCGACTACCCGTTCACGACCCTGGTGCCGAACCTGGGCGTGATCCGGATCGACGACAAGACGTTCACGATGGCCGACGTGCCGGGGCTGATCCCGGGCGCGGCGCAGGGCAAGGGCCTCGGGCTGGAGTTCCTCCGGCACATCGAGCGCACCGCCGTCCTGGCGCACGTCATCGACTGCGCGACCCTGGAGCCGGGCCGCGACCCGATCTCCGACATCGACGCGCTGGAGCACGAGCTGGCGGAGTACGGCGGGCTGGCCGACAAGCCGCGCCTCGTCGTCCTGAACAAGATCGACGTGCCGGAGGCCCGCGAGCTGGCCGACCTGGTCCGCCCGGAGATCGAGGCCCGTGGCCTGCGGGTCTTCGAGGTCAGCGCCGCGACCCGCGAGGGCACCAAGGAGCTGACGTACGCGCTGGGTTCCATCGTCGCCGAGCACTGGGCCAGCCAGGTCACGCCCGAGCCGACCCGGATCATCCTGCGCCCGAAGGCCGTGGACGACACCGGCTTCAAGGTCGAGGTCGAGGAGGACGGCACCTTCGTGGTCATCGGCCAGCGGGTCCAGCGCTGGGTGCTGCAGACGAACTTCAACAACGACGAGGCGATCGGCTTCCTCGCGGACCGGCTGGCCCGGATCGGCGTCGAGGACGCGCTGGTCAAGGCCGGCGCGAAGCCGGGAGCCCCGGTGCGGATCGGCACCCGCGAGTTCGACTGGGAGCCGACCGTCTACGCGGGCATGGACGTGTCGCCGGTCGGCCACCGGGGCACGGACGCCCGGATGGAGACGACGGACCGCAAGCGCGCCTCGGAGCGCAAGGAAGAGCGCAACCAGCGCCGGGTCCGGTCCGAGGACGACACGGACGGCGACTACATCGTCGAGGAGTACGAGGTCTGA
- the trpS gene encoding tryptophan--tRNA ligase — MPRLLTAFKPTGHLHLGNLIGAVRPIAARRQDSDTTVFIADLHAMTVQHDPTTLRALTMECAGLLLASGVDPSCFYAQSHLPEHTELHYLLECVTHYGEAHRMIQFKEKGGTGSRISLLTYPVLMAADILLHDTDQVPVGEDQLQHLELTRTVAQRFNSLYGTTFTVPVGVAPLVGARIMDLGDPNRKMGKTGATDHGSIQLLDPPDVIRRKVMRAVTDTLGVVRFAPEEQPGVANLLTILAACTSGDPRELAGTFTGYGELKAAVADAVVATVAPIQERYAALDPSDVRQALLGGAKRARDTAYPTVSRARAAIGLLD; from the coding sequence ATGCCCCGCCTGCTCACCGCCTTCAAGCCCACCGGACACCTGCACCTCGGCAACCTGATCGGCGCGGTCCGGCCGATCGCCGCCCGCCGGCAGGACAGCGACACCACGGTGTTCATCGCGGACCTGCACGCCATGACGGTCCAGCACGACCCCACCACGCTGCGCGCCCTGACCATGGAGTGCGCCGGCCTGCTGCTGGCCAGCGGCGTCGACCCGTCGTGTTTCTACGCCCAGTCCCACCTGCCCGAACACACCGAACTGCACTACCTGCTGGAATGCGTCACCCACTACGGCGAGGCGCACCGCATGATCCAGTTCAAGGAGAAGGGCGGCACCGGTTCCCGGATCTCGCTGCTCACCTATCCGGTGCTGATGGCGGCCGACATCCTGCTGCACGACACCGACCAGGTGCCGGTCGGCGAGGACCAGCTCCAGCACCTGGAGCTGACCCGCACGGTCGCCCAGCGGTTCAACTCCCTGTACGGCACGACCTTCACCGTCCCCGTCGGCGTCGCCCCACTGGTCGGCGCGCGGATCATGGACCTCGGCGACCCGAACCGCAAGATGGGCAAGACCGGCGCCACCGACCACGGCAGCATCCAGCTCCTCGACCCGCCGGACGTGATCCGCCGCAAGGTCATGCGGGCCGTGACCGACACCCTCGGCGTCGTCCGGTTCGCCCCCGAGGAGCAGCCGGGCGTGGCCAACCTGCTCACGATTCTCGCGGCGTGCACCTCCGGCGACCCGCGCGAACTGGCCGGCACCTTCACCGGCTACGGCGAACTCAAGGCGGCGGTGGCCGACGCGGTGGTGGCCACCGTGGCCCCGATCCAGGAGCGCTACGCGGCGCTGGACCCGTCCGACGTGCGCCAGGCGCTGCTGGGCGGCGCGAAGCGGGCCCGCGACACCGCCTACCCGACGGTCAGCCGGGCCCGCGCCGCGATCGGCCTGCTCGACTGA
- a CDS encoding TrmH family RNA methyltransferase encodes MAASPRDRFITVYGRMPVLEALRDPALEIEKIVIAENASGRSLDEIRDLAKRYRVPVEFSTPSRVKFLAGNGKHDQGVIADIVAPRMGRLEEFLEWRGSRPTKLFVLDGVTNPSNVGMILRSATGAGLDGVVLPRAGTPHVGPLVIKASAGVAFAAPILNADTALQAADLLRAAGYTLYGLSADAPASLFDARFAECAAFVLGGETDGLTVPTDEDVAIPMWGGVESLNVAAAASVVAFEIARREIGSTGA; translated from the coding sequence ATGGCCGCATCTCCGAGGGACAGATTCATCACCGTGTACGGGCGGATGCCCGTCCTGGAGGCGCTACGGGACCCGGCGCTGGAGATCGAGAAGATCGTGATCGCCGAGAACGCCTCGGGCCGGTCCCTCGACGAGATCCGTGACCTGGCCAAGCGCTACCGGGTGCCGGTGGAGTTCTCCACCCCGTCGCGGGTGAAGTTCCTCGCCGGCAACGGCAAGCACGACCAGGGCGTGATCGCCGACATCGTCGCGCCCCGGATGGGCCGGCTGGAGGAGTTCCTGGAGTGGCGGGGCTCCCGGCCGACGAAGCTGTTCGTTCTCGACGGGGTGACCAATCCGAGCAACGTGGGCATGATCCTGCGCTCGGCCACCGGGGCCGGGTTGGACGGGGTGGTCCTGCCCCGGGCCGGTACCCCGCATGTCGGGCCGCTGGTCATCAAGGCGTCGGCCGGGGTGGCGTTCGCCGCGCCGATCCTGAACGCCGACACGGCGCTGCAGGCGGCGGATCTGCTGCGCGCCGCCGGGTACACGCTGTACGGCCTGTCGGCGGACGCGCCGGCCTCGCTGTTCGACGCCCGGTTCGCCGAGTGCGCGGCCTTCGTCCTGGGCGGGGAGACCGACGGGCTGACGGTGCCGACCGACGAGGACGTGGCGATCCCGATGTGGGGCGGGGTGGAGTCGCTGAACGTCGCGGCGGCCGCCTCCGTCGTGGCGTTCGAGATCGCGCGCAGGGAGATAGGGTCGACCGGTGCCTAG
- the pepN gene encoding aminopeptidase N encodes MPSLTRTEAAERAALLTVRATDVALDLTTGDTEFHSVTTIRFSSTGPSTFVDIKPATLHSATLNGVALDVAAFEDERLPLTGLAAENELVVVADMLYSHEGEGLHRFVDPADGRVYLYAHSFMDAAPRWFACFDQPDLKSPYTFTVKAPEGWTVLGNEAATLVDGLWRLEETKPLSTYFVTLIAGPYHAVRSEHDGIPLGLYCRQSLAEFLDADAEELFTVTGECFDEFHRLFEVRYPFGKYDQVFCPEFNAGAMENPGCVTFRDQVIFRGAVTDSERGMRAMTVAHEMAHMWFGDLVTMRWWDDLWLNESFADYLGHRVTADATRFTESWTAFAVRDKTFGYAADQRPSTHPISGKVPDAASGLLNFDAISYAKGASVLRQLVARIGDDALLAGLREHFARHAYGNAELKDFLAALSESSGRDLSDWAKVWLTEANVNTLHPEITVTDGVITAAAIRQTAADTHPVLRPHTLGVGLYDEDTFDVVRVEVDGALTELPQLVGRPAPKVVLLNDGDLTYAKVRFDDRSLAALPEVLPKLSSLNRAMVWGALFQAVRDGGLSAVGYADVVAGAVAAESEVTTLTVLIRVARTHVVDVFCTPDERPGVLAQLAGAYRSMLADAEPASGRALAVFRGLIDVSVDVPQLRGWLDGDGVPAGLTVDVERAWQIRLRLAVLGSLTGAELDVAAAADPSAHGQASADMCRSARPTPEAKAGAWEALMTDGGLSNYTVWSLAEGFWQPEQQELTAPYVERFFTELPVAGKLRSFQVLERLANLLYPRYAVAAETLRLTADLLAGDDLAPPVRRAVVDRSDDLRRALEARG; translated from the coding sequence GTGCCTAGTCTGACGCGTACCGAGGCCGCCGAGCGCGCCGCCCTCCTCACCGTTCGTGCCACCGATGTCGCGCTCGATCTGACGACCGGTGACACGGAGTTCCACTCTGTGACCACGATCCGGTTCTCCTCGACCGGCCCGAGCACGTTCGTGGACATCAAGCCAGCGACGCTGCACTCCGCGACCCTCAACGGCGTCGCCCTGGACGTGGCGGCCTTCGAGGACGAGCGGCTGCCGTTGACCGGCCTGGCCGCCGAGAACGAGCTGGTCGTCGTCGCCGACATGCTCTACTCGCACGAGGGCGAGGGCCTGCACCGGTTCGTCGACCCGGCCGACGGGCGGGTGTATCTGTACGCGCACAGTTTCATGGACGCCGCGCCCCGCTGGTTCGCGTGCTTCGACCAGCCGGACCTGAAGTCGCCGTACACGTTCACGGTGAAGGCGCCCGAGGGCTGGACGGTGCTGGGCAACGAGGCCGCGACGCTGGTCGACGGGCTGTGGCGGCTGGAGGAGACGAAGCCGCTGTCGACGTACTTCGTCACGTTGATCGCCGGGCCGTACCACGCGGTGCGCTCCGAGCACGACGGCATCCCCCTGGGGTTGTACTGCCGCCAGTCCCTCGCGGAGTTCCTCGACGCCGACGCGGAGGAGCTGTTCACGGTCACCGGGGAGTGCTTCGACGAGTTCCACCGGCTGTTCGAGGTGCGCTACCCGTTCGGGAAGTACGACCAGGTGTTCTGCCCCGAGTTCAACGCGGGCGCGATGGAGAACCCGGGCTGCGTGACGTTCCGCGACCAGGTGATCTTCCGTGGCGCCGTGACCGACAGCGAGCGCGGGATGCGGGCCATGACCGTGGCGCACGAGATGGCGCACATGTGGTTCGGCGACCTGGTGACGATGCGTTGGTGGGACGACCTGTGGCTCAACGAGTCGTTCGCCGACTACCTCGGGCACCGGGTGACCGCCGACGCGACCCGGTTCACGGAGTCGTGGACGGCGTTCGCGGTCCGGGACAAGACTTTCGGGTACGCGGCCGACCAGCGCCCCTCCACCCACCCCATCTCAGGCAAGGTGCCTGACGCGGCGTCCGGCCTGCTCAACTTCGACGCGATCTCCTACGCCAAGGGCGCGTCGGTGCTCCGCCAGCTCGTGGCCCGGATCGGCGACGACGCCCTGCTCGCGGGGCTGCGGGAACACTTCGCCCGGCACGCGTACGGCAACGCCGAGCTGAAGGACTTCCTGGCCGCGTTGTCGGAGTCCAGCGGCCGGGACCTGTCCGACTGGGCGAAGGTGTGGCTGACTGAGGCCAATGTGAACACCCTGCACCCGGAGATCACGGTCACCGACGGGGTGATCACGGCGGCGGCGATCCGGCAGACGGCCGCCGACACCCACCCGGTGCTGCGCCCGCACACCCTGGGCGTCGGCCTCTATGACGAGGACACGTTCGACGTCGTCCGGGTCGAGGTCGACGGCGCGCTGACCGAGCTGCCGCAGCTCGTCGGCCGGCCCGCCCCGAAGGTGGTGCTGCTCAACGACGGTGACCTGACGTACGCCAAGGTGCGGTTCGACGACCGCTCGCTGGCCGCGCTGCCCGAGGTGCTGCCGAAGCTGTCCAGCCTCAACCGGGCGATGGTGTGGGGGGCGCTGTTCCAGGCGGTGCGCGACGGCGGGCTGTCCGCTGTCGGGTACGCGGATGTGGTCGCCGGTGCCGTAGCCGCCGAGTCCGAGGTCACGACCCTCACGGTGCTGATCCGGGTCGCCCGCACGCACGTCGTGGACGTGTTCTGCACTCCGGACGAGCGGCCCGGCGTGCTGGCCCAACTGGCCGGCGCGTACCGCTCGATGCTCGCCGACGCCGAGCCCGCCAGCGGCCGGGCGCTCGCGGTGTTCCGGGGCCTGATCGACGTGAGCGTCGACGTGCCCCAGCTGCGCGGCTGGCTGGACGGCGACGGCGTGCCGGCCGGGCTGACCGTGGACGTCGAGCGCGCCTGGCAGATCCGGCTCCGGCTCGCCGTGCTCGGCTCGCTGACCGGTGCCGAGCTGGACGTGGCCGCCGCGGCGGACCCGAGCGCGCACGGCCAGGCCAGCGCCGACATGTGCCGGTCGGCCCGGCCCACGCCGGAGGCCAAGGCCGGCGCCTGGGAGGCGCTGATGACCGACGGCGGCTTGTCCAACTACACCGTCTGGTCGCTGGCGGAGGGCTTCTGGCAGCCGGAGCAGCAGGAGCTGACCGCGCCCTATGTGGAGCGGTTCTTCACCGAGCTGCCGGTGGCCGGGAAGCTGCGGTCGTTCCAGGTGCTCGAGCGGCTGGCGAACCTGTTGTACCCGCGCTACGCGGTGGCGGCGGAGACCCTGCGGCTGACGGCGGACCTGCTGGCCGGGGACGACCTGGCGCCGCCGGTCCGCCGTGCTGTGGTGGACCGGTCGGACGACCTGCGGCGGGCGTTGGAGGCGCGCGGCTAG